The following are from one region of the Prionailurus bengalensis isolate Pbe53 chromosome A2, Fcat_Pben_1.1_paternal_pri, whole genome shotgun sequence genome:
- the DNAJB8 gene encoding dnaJ homolog subfamily B member 8 — MANYYEVLGVQASASPEDIKKAYRKLALRWHPDKNPDNKEEAEKKFKQVSEAYEVLSDSKKRSVYDRAGCNSWRAGGGASTPHSSPFDTGYTFRNPEDIFREFFGGLDPFSFDFWDTPFNSNRAGQGHGLRGAFSAGFGEFPAFMEAFSSFDALSRGGGASHTTFSSTSFGGSGSSGFKSVMSSTELVNGHKVTTKRIMENGQERVEVEEDGRLRSVTINGKEQLKQVDK, encoded by the coding sequence ATGGCCAACTATTACGAAGTGCTGGGGGTGCAGGCGAGCGCCTCCCCAGAGGACATCAAGAAGGCCTACCGCAAGCTGGCCTTGCGCTGGCACCCGGACAAGAACCCCGACAACAAGGAGGAGGCTGAGAAGAAGTTCAAGCAGGTGTCCGAGGCCTACGAGGTGCTGTCCGACTCCAAGAAGCGCTCCGTGTACGACCGAGCAGGCTGCAACAGCTGGCGGGCCGGTGGCGGGGCCAGCACCCCCCACAGCAGCCCCTTCGACACCGGCTACACCTTCCGTAACCCCGAGGACATCTTCCGCGAGTTTTTTGGCGGCCTGGACCCCTTCTCGTTCGACTTCTGGGACACCCCTTTCAACAGCAACCGCGCTGGCCAGGGCCACGGCCTGAGGGGGGCCTTCTCGGCCGGCTTCGGCGAGTTCCCGGCCTTCATGGAAGCCTTCTCGTCCTTCGACGCCCTGAGCCGGGGTGGCGGTGCCAGCCACACCACCTTCTCGTCCACCTCCTTCGGGGGCTCCGGCAGCTCGGGGTTCAAGTCGGTGATGTCGTCCACCGAGCTGGTCAACGGACACAAGGTCACCACCAAGCGCATCATGGAGAACGGGCAGGAGCgcgtggaggtggaggaggacgGGCGGCTCAGGTCCGTGACCATCAATGGCAAGGAGCAGCTCAAGCAGGTGGACAAGTGA